A stretch of the Porifericola rhodea genome encodes the following:
- a CDS encoding single-stranded DNA-binding protein, producing the protein MNAMKNRVQLIGRLGQNPEVRNLNSGRMVAQFSLATSETYKNSAGEKVQDTQWHQVIAWGKLAEISQNLLAKGQEVVVEGKLTYRTYEDKNGIKRYVTEIIANELMLIGEKKKENSVVAEEEAAYDELPF; encoded by the coding sequence ATGAATGCAATGAAAAATCGCGTACAGTTGATCGGTAGATTAGGTCAGAATCCTGAAGTAAGAAACCTGAACAGTGGTAGAATGGTCGCGCAGTTTTCTTTAGCTACCTCCGAAACTTATAAAAACAGCGCAGGCGAAAAGGTGCAGGATACCCAATGGCATCAGGTCATCGCCTGGGGAAAGCTGGCCGAAATTTCTCAAAACCTACTGGCCAAAGGGCAGGAGGTAGTGGTGGAAGGTAAGCTGACCTATCGCACTTATGAGGATAAAAACGGTATCAAGCGTTATGTGACCGAGATCATTGCCAATGAGCTGATGCTGATTGGTGAGAAGAAGAAAGAGAATTCTGTGGTAGCCGAAGAAGAGGCTGCTTACGATGAGCTGCCTTTCTAA
- a CDS encoding Crp/Fnr family transcriptional regulator yields MKEQLIKSISKYIKLSSEEENLIETFWTEKILEKGNYLLRNGETCRTDNFVVYGALKAFYINPETGKEEILYFAIENWWATDIDSFQKQNPSIYNIQAIEKTKLLQIRYDSFQEMLKKVPKLERFFRIILENYLGSLQRRIILNKILDAEQRYSDFLENYPKISEKVPNYLIASYLGITAEFLSRIRKKIKAS; encoded by the coding sequence ATGAAAGAGCAACTAATCAAATCAATTTCAAAATATATTAAATTAAGTTCCGAAGAAGAAAATTTAATCGAAACGTTTTGGACCGAAAAAATACTTGAAAAAGGAAATTATCTATTGAGAAACGGAGAAACTTGTCGGACAGATAATTTTGTTGTTTATGGAGCATTAAAAGCATTTTATATAAATCCCGAAACAGGAAAGGAAGAAATCCTATATTTTGCAATTGAAAATTGGTGGGCAACAGATATTGATAGTTTTCAAAAACAAAATCCTTCGATTTATAACATTCAAGCCATTGAAAAAACTAAATTACTACAAATCCGCTATGACTCGTTTCAAGAAATGTTAAAGAAAGTTCCAAAACTAGAACGCTTTTTTAGAATCATCCTCGAAAATTATCTTGGAAGTCTACAACGAAGAATAATCTTAAATAAGATTCTTGATGCAGAACAACGATATTCGGATTTTTTAGAAAATTACCCTAAAATTTCAGAGAAAGTACCTAACTATCTAATTGCATCATATTTAGGAATTACTGCCGAATTTTTGAGCAGAATCCGTAAAAAAATCAAAGCATCTTAA
- a CDS encoding FMN-dependent NADH-azoreductase yields MNKVLIINASVRNEKSHSRKLTQLFEENWKKKNPNDNFTHREVGLEEIPPINEKWIASAFIKPSERTKENQSGVKISNELVKEFKEHNIYVLGTPMYNWSIPSGLKCYIDQLMRINETWKFHSGVPDGDYVGLLENKKMFILSSRGDTGYGENEKNEHMNFQTTYLKFVFGIMGIKDISIISLDNEEFGGEIFENSKKEIYQKIEQI; encoded by the coding sequence ATGAACAAAGTATTAATCATCAACGCAAGTGTAAGAAATGAAAAATCCCATAGCCGAAAACTAACGCAACTTTTTGAGGAGAATTGGAAAAAGAAAAATCCTAATGATAATTTTACTCACCGAGAAGTTGGATTGGAGGAAATTCCACCCATAAATGAAAAATGGATTGCAAGTGCATTTATCAAACCAAGTGAAAGAACAAAAGAAAACCAGTCGGGTGTTAAAATAAGCAATGAATTAGTCAAAGAATTCAAGGAACATAATATTTATGTTTTAGGAACACCAATGTACAATTGGTCAATTCCGAGCGGACTGAAATGCTACATCGACCAACTGATGAGAATAAACGAAACTTGGAAATTTCATTCGGGCGTACCAGATGGAGATTATGTAGGACTTCTTGAAAACAAGAAAATGTTCATCCTCTCAAGTCGTGGAGACACAGGATATGGAGAAAACGAGAAAAACGAACATATGAATTTCCAAACAACCTATCTGAAATTCGTTTTCGGGATTATGGGAATAAAAGACATTTCTATAATCTCATTGGACAATGAAGAATTTGGTGGAGAAATATTTGAAAACTCTAAGAAAGAAATCTACCAAAAAATTGAACAGATTTAA
- a CDS encoding group II intron maturase-specific domain-containing protein: MPYSFEERIAKINEVYRGWINNYRLASIYNKLKSLDEWLRNRLRYYIWHDWKKPERKRKNLIRLGLKQGQAYAWSRTSMGGWAVAQSPILGTTLTVARLRKIGYEQMASYYQKFRPEIQ; the protein is encoded by the coding sequence TTGCCTTATAGCTTTGAGGAAAGAATAGCCAAAATAAATGAAGTGTATAGAGGTTGGATAAACAACTACCGACTGGCAAGTATTTATAACAAGCTCAAATCACTGGATGAATGGCTCCGCAATCGCCTTAGGTACTACATATGGCATGACTGGAAAAAACCTGAAAGGAAGCGCAAAAACCTAATTAGATTAGGCTTAAAACAAGGTCAGGCTTATGCCTGGAGTAGGACCAGCATGGGAGGATGGGCAGTGGCCCAAAGCCCGATACTCGGAACCACATTAACTGTGGCACGCCTAAGAAAAATAGGTTATGAACAGATGGCAAGCTATTACCAAAAATTCCGTCCCGAAATTCAATGA
- a CDS encoding reverse transcriptase domain-containing protein produces MPTVVDRWLQQAVNQQLAMRFELEFEEESYGFRPNKNLHQAVQKSLLHINDGYQDIVDIDLKSFFDEVQHYKLLQLIYNRVKCPATLWLTRKWLQAPILINGKLHKRRKGMPQGNPLSPLLSNILLDQLDKHLKSKGYRFIRYADDFSMYAKTKEEERKMGNETYLFLRDKLDLPINREKSGIRRPSDFELLGHGFVPTYRKGEKGRPARVDINWLQRRAVGQVLSANSRESPRKHCLIALRKE; encoded by the coding sequence GTGCCCACAGTAGTTGACAGATGGCTTCAGCAGGCGGTAAATCAACAATTAGCAATGAGATTCGAACTAGAGTTTGAAGAAGAAAGCTATGGGTTCCGCCCCAATAAGAACCTTCATCAGGCAGTCCAGAAATCCTTGTTACACATCAATGATGGATATCAAGACATTGTGGACATAGACCTGAAGAGTTTCTTCGATGAGGTTCAGCATTATAAATTACTGCAACTCATCTACAACCGAGTTAAATGCCCTGCTACCTTATGGCTAACCCGCAAGTGGCTACAGGCTCCCATTTTAATCAATGGGAAGCTCCATAAACGCAGGAAAGGAATGCCACAAGGAAATCCCTTAAGCCCCCTTTTATCTAACATACTGTTAGACCAACTGGATAAACATCTGAAATCTAAAGGATACCGGTTTATCAGGTATGCCGATGATTTTAGTATGTACGCCAAGACAAAGGAAGAGGAAAGGAAGATGGGAAACGAAACTTACCTTTTTCTAAGGGATAAGTTAGATTTACCTATTAACCGAGAAAAAAGCGGTATACGCAGACCTTCGGACTTTGAATTACTAGGTCATGGGTTTGTACCAACTTACCGTAAGGGAGAAAAAGGGCGCCCGGCCAGGGTAGATATCAACTGGTTGCAAAGAAGAGCAGTTGGGCAGGTCTTAAGCGCAAACTCAAGGGAGTCACCAAGAAAACATTGCCTTATAGCTTTGAGGAAAGAATAG